A genome region from Diorhabda carinulata isolate Delta chromosome 2, icDioCari1.1, whole genome shotgun sequence includes the following:
- the LOC130903679 gene encoding uncharacterized protein LOC130903679, translating to MHRVQRRPLKKRKDNNRRIGGKIGKNEGNITMSKRLTIPPEFFQSNLFSTNKKNKNSVPGESYSVLDSFHSIFNNCVLIRRSEKILNICPEENTNTVVPKGSTESLSLSSLKKTQSVELINSHKENNFQNNNKSNNRKGNKAIKKSKSIFEEINQLYARSHSNNSHISQVNNSTKGLNSEYSFCNSLIQQLNAAFIIEPKKILFKSKICTEIKNIDNMLRGNIKIDKTSKEANINDFYIDESGNDMKWMRFSQSEWIYNTPPRQKIIPPEFKESQLQPAVLCTNQKQKQLFEWKPNLNMDFFATKDNIVINDKYMEHTASFNRDIHNEHTGPSLNKKKIEDNMFDFPQSGLFKPHQRSNVKYDSSQVTEVNKLEKKTNFDHDMFPHCRETEGKILENYRSSPNLYLEARRRLFCHNPNTLNNDFKMDCSGSSNFDKERNNFPFLQSISKDATSDLNFNFKSSSRTNENVMFRFAPGKHG from the exons ATGCATAGAGTTCAGAGAAGACCATTAAAGAAAAGGAAAGACAATAACAGACGAATTGGTGggaaaattggtaaaaatgaGGGAAATATTACAATGTCAAAGCGCCTCACA ATTCCTCctgaattttttcaatctaatttattttctactaataagaaaaata aaaattcaGTACCTGGAGAAAGTTATAGTGTTTTGGATAGTTTTCatagtattttcaataactgTGTACTTATAAGAAGATCTGAGAAGATATTAAACATATGCCCTGAAGAAAATACAAATACTGTTGTTCCAAAGGGTTCAA cTGAGTCATTAAGCTTAAGTTCACTTAAAAAAACACAATCAGTTGAACTTATAAATTCTCATAAAGAAAACAActtccaaaataataataaaagtaataatagaAAAGGGAATAAAGcaataaagaaatcaaaaagcaTATTTGAGGAAATAAATCAGCTGTATGCAAGATCTCATAGCAATAATTCACATATTTCTCAAGTCAATAATTCTACTAAAGGATTAAATTcagaatattcattttgtaaTTCTTTAATACAGCAACTTAATGCCGCGTTTATAATAGAACCGAAGAAAATActgtttaaatcaaaaatatgtacAGAGATTAAAAATATCGACAATATGCTTAGGGGtaacataaaaattgacaaaactTCAAAAGAAGccaatataaatgatttttatattgacGAAAGTGGTAATGACATGAAATGGATGCGTTTTTCACAATCAGAATGGATATATAATACCCCTCcaagacaaaaaataatacCACCCGAATTTAAGGAGTCACAATTGCAACCGGCAGTCTTATGTACAAATCAGAAACAAAAGCAACTTTTTGAATGGAAGCCCAATTTAAATATGGATTTTTTTGCTACCAAAGATAACATTGTAATCAATGATAAATATATGGAGCACACAGCTTCTTTTAATAGAGATATACATAATGAACATACGGGACCTagtttaaataagaaaaaaattgaagataatatG tttgactTTCCCCAAAGTGGATTATTCAAACCACATCAAAGATCAAACGTTAAGTACGATTCTAGTCAAGTTACGGAAGTTAACAAATTAGAGAAGAAAACCAACTTTGACCATGACATGTTTCCTCATTGCAGAGAAACTGAAggcaaaatattagaaaattatagaTCATCACCAAATTTGTATTTGGAGGCTAGAAGAAGACTGTTTTGCCATAATCCTAACACACttaataatgattttaaaatggATTGCTCTGGTTCTTCAAACTTTgataaagaaagaaataatttccCCTTTTTACAATCCATTAGCAAAGATGCTACATCagatttgaatttcaattttaaaagtaGCTCGAGAACTAACGAAAATGTTATGTTTCGTTTCGCTCCTGGTAAACACGGTTAA